The window GACTTTGATTTGCGGGAAACGGGATTTGCCGAAAATCGCGAGAACTTCCCTGCATCGGGCTGGCACTATCGCCGCGCTCGGGTCGCCTATGAACGTGCCTTGGCCGAAGAGCGCGCCCGGGTCGAAGCGATCAATCGCGAAGCCGAAAAACTCAGTAGTGGCAAGCCAGCCCGTCACCAATCGAAAGATCATGCTAGTGACTCAAATCGAACGGTTCGCCTAGGGGTTCATGAACAATCGCAGGGTCAGGAAGCGGTTGCCGGACTAATTGAAGACGATGAGAACAGCGAAAATACAAATACCTTCGCCTCGGCTGGGCCTTTGTTCGGCGGCCTGCTGCCTCCGGAACTCGGTGGTGGCGTGGGTGCGGCCAAACATGCTGTTTTTGACCCGGCTAAAGAGCAGTACCCTGGCATCATTTTGGGTATTTCGACGTGCAGCAACAAACTTCGCGATGATGCGGGCAATGTCCGTGACCACTACTACTGCCGCCCTGGCGACGACGTGCGGATGATGTTTCCGAGTGCCTCGGAAAATCCCAAAGTGCTCAACGACAAATTCACCGTTGTCGATTTGTATGAATCGGGCATGAGCGAATACGACAGCACGTTCGCATTCGTTCGATTGGACGAACTCCAAGAAATGCGTGGCATGATCGACCCGATCACGGGCGTGAAAAGTGTCACGACGATCCAGCTCAAACTTGTCGAGGGCGCTGACCTCAACGCCGTCCGCGATGCCCTACGAGATCGCTTTCCACCGGACACATTCGCCTACAGCATCCAAACCTGGCGTGACATGCAAGGCCCGTTGTTGGCGGCGGTGCGTTTGGAAACGACCATTCTCAATATCTTGCTGTTCCTGATCATTGCCGTTGCCGGATTCGGCATTCTCGCCACGTTCTTCATGATTGTTGTCGAGAAGACACGTGACATCGGCACCCTCAAGGCCCTCGGTGCCAGCGGTGGTGGTGTGATGAGCATCTTCCTCAGCTATGGATTGCTCTTAGGCATCGTCGGAAGTGGCGTGGGGTTGCTCGGCGGCATTCTATTCGTGGAACACATCAACGAGATCGCGGGTGTGATCGAGAAAATCACAGGCCAAGAAGTCTTTGACCCCACGGTTTATTACTTCACCGAAATTCCCACCATTCTTAACCCGTTCACACTCGCTTGGGTGATGGCCGGAGCAGTGGCGATTGCGACCACCGCCAGCGTGCTGCCAGCGATGCGTGCCGCCCGCATGCACCCCGTTACCGCCCTTCGTTTTGAGTAATCCCATCATGAATCCAATTCTCGAAGCCCGTGGTATCTTCAAGAGCTACTACAAGAATAAGATCGAGTTGCCAGTGCTGCGCGGCGTCGATGTGGCATTCCAGCACGGTGAAGTATCCGCACTGGTGGGTCGCAGCGGCAGCGGCAAAAGCACACTGATGCACTTGCTGGCAACCCTCGACCAACCCGATGCCGGTGAAGTCTGGTTCGGTGGCGAGCGCATCGACAACCTCTCACGCCGGCAACGCGACTCCTACCGCAATCGTCAAATCGGCATCATCTTTCAGTTCTACCACCTGCTGCCAGAATTATCGGCACTGGAAAACGTGCTCACGCCCGCAATGATTTCACGGAGCGTGCTGGGTTACTTCCGGGACCGTAAATCGCTCACGCATCGGGCCGAAGCGATGCTCGACCGAGTCGGACTGCTCGACCGCAAATCCCACAAACCTTCGGAAATGTCGGGCGGCGAAATGCAACGGGTGGCCATTGCTCGCTCGCTGATGAGCGAACCTGAATTGCTGCTGGCCGATGAGCCGACTGGAAACCTCGACACCGAAACCGGTGAATCCATCCTGCAGTTGCTCCGCCAACTCAACAGCGAAGACGGGCTGACGATCGTTATGATCACGCACGACGAATCGATCGCCGAACGCGCCGATCGTTGCTACCGTATGCAGGACGGCCTGCTCGTCGATCGCTTCTCGGTCGAAGCGACAAAGGAAACATTCGCCCCTCGCGCACGCATTGTCGCATAGGTAGTTTGGGACCATCGTCCCGAGCGGCAAATCACAGCACGGACGGGACATTGGTCCCATCCTACGGACACCAAACAACACGTCATGCCCCAGCTCGGTCGTCGACATTTTGATGTGATTGTGGTGGGGGCCGGTCCCGGTGGTTCCCTGACCGCGATGCAGTTGGCTCGCCGCGGACGAAAGGTCGCGATCCTCGATCGCACGCATTTCCCACGATTCGCTGTCGGTGAATCCTCCACGCCGATCGCCAGCCGCACGATCGAGCAGATTTCAATTGATTTCGGTATCGATGAGCTCGCACCACTTACGCGATGGGGTAAATGGCGTGAATCGCTCGCTCCGATGACGGGTGGTCTCAAGCGTGGATTCAC of the Allorhodopirellula heiligendammensis genome contains:
- a CDS encoding ABC transporter ATP-binding protein, whose protein sequence is MNPILEARGIFKSYYKNKIELPVLRGVDVAFQHGEVSALVGRSGSGKSTLMHLLATLDQPDAGEVWFGGERIDNLSRRQRDSYRNRQIGIIFQFYHLLPELSALENVLTPAMISRSVLGYFRDRKSLTHRAEAMLDRVGLLDRKSHKPSEMSGGEMQRVAIARSLMSEPELLLADEPTGNLDTETGESILQLLRQLNSEDGLTIVMITHDESIAERADRCYRMQDGLLVDRFSVEATKETFAPRARIVA
- a CDS encoding ABC transporter permease, which translates into the protein MYRLLLCFRYLRTRYIALASIISVTLGVATLIVVNSVMSGFSAEMHERLHGLASDILVECHASGGMPDPDAHLAEIKRIVGDDLEGASVSVHVPSMLGIDFNGQLITRHVNLVGIDAATYDKVSQFGRYLIHPENQKQVDFDLRETGFAENRENFPASGWHYRRARVAYERALAEERARVEAINREAEKLSSGKPARHQSKDHASDSNRTVRLGVHEQSQGQEAVAGLIEDDENSENTNTFASAGPLFGGLLPPELGGGVGAAKHAVFDPAKEQYPGIILGISTCSNKLRDDAGNVRDHYYCRPGDDVRMMFPSASENPKVLNDKFTVVDLYESGMSEYDSTFAFVRLDELQEMRGMIDPITGVKSVTTIQLKLVEGADLNAVRDALRDRFPPDTFAYSIQTWRDMQGPLLAAVRLETTILNILLFLIIAVAGFGILATFFMIVVEKTRDIGTLKALGASGGGVMSIFLSYGLLLGIVGSGVGLLGGILFVEHINEIAGVIEKITGQEVFDPTVYYFTEIPTILNPFTLAWVMAGAVAIATTASVLPAMRAARMHPVTALRFE